The following are encoded in a window of Terriglobales bacterium genomic DNA:
- the uppS gene encoding polyprenyl diphosphate synthase, with protein sequence MQSTQHGLHAALVMDGNGRWAVGQGLPRVAGHRAGAEAARAVIRAAPALGIHTLTLFGFSSDNWGRPPEEVAALMALLEQYLLGEKAECAAEGVRMAVIGRRDRLSPRLRAAIALAERATAKGRRLRLRLAVDYSARDAIVRAARRRGSPRGREDFRRSLAAAQHDDCAPDVDLLIRTGGEQRLSDFLLWECAYAELFFLPQMWPEFRPRDLEAALAAFHRRDRRYGMIKTEMTGSDGAGLQGGLP encoded by the coding sequence ATGCAAAGTACTCAACACGGATTGCACGCGGCCCTGGTGATGGACGGCAACGGGCGCTGGGCGGTGGGCCAGGGACTGCCGCGGGTGGCGGGACACCGGGCGGGAGCGGAGGCGGCGCGGGCGGTGATCCGGGCGGCGCCCGCCCTGGGCATCCACACGCTGACCCTGTTCGGCTTCTCCAGCGACAACTGGGGGCGGCCGCCGGAGGAGGTGGCGGCGCTGATGGCCCTGCTGGAGCAGTACCTGCTGGGGGAGAAGGCGGAGTGCGCCGCCGAGGGCGTGCGCATGGCGGTGATCGGGCGGCGCGACCGGCTCTCGCCGCGGCTGCGCGCCGCCATCGCGCTGGCGGAGCGCGCCACCGCGAAGGGGCGCCGCCTGCGGCTGCGCCTGGCGGTGGATTATTCGGCGCGCGACGCCATCGTGCGCGCCGCTCGCCGCCGCGGGAGCCCGCGCGGCCGCGAGGACTTCCGCCGCAGCCTGGCCGCCGCCCAGCACGACGACTGCGCTCCCGACGTGGACCTGCTGATCCGCACCGGCGGCGAGCAGCGTCTCTCCGACTTCCTGCTCTGGGAGTGCGCCTACGCCGAACTGTTCTTCCTGCCGCAGATGTGGCCGGAGTTCCGCCCGCGCGACCTGGAGGCGGCGCTGGCCGCCTTCCACCGCCGCGACCGGCGCTACGGCATGATCAAGACCGAGATGACCGGCTCGGACGGAGCCGGCTTGCAAGGAGGCCTGCCGTGA
- a CDS encoding transcriptional regulator encodes MGASARALQRGRAERIARPAATRAVPQLDRLIHERMRLGVLSALAVNDTLSFNDLKRLLRASDGNLSVHARKLEEGGYIACSKYFAGRTPRTDYRLTAAGRRALEKYLDEMEGLIRATRG; translated from the coding sequence ATGGGGGCTAGCGCGCGGGCACTGCAGCGGGGAAGAGCGGAGCGGATCGCGCGTCCAGCGGCGACGCGCGCCGTCCCCCAGCTCGACCGGCTGATCCACGAGCGCATGCGGCTGGGCGTACTGAGCGCGCTGGCGGTGAACGACACGCTCAGCTTCAACGACCTGAAACGGCTGCTGCGGGCCAGCGACGGCAACCTCAGCGTGCACGCGCGCAAGCTGGAGGAGGGCGGCTACATCGCCTGCAGCAAGTACTTCGCGGGGCGGACGCCGCGCACCGACTACCGGCTGACGGCGGCGGGGCGGCGCGCCCTGGAGAAGTACTTGGACGAGATGGAAGGCTTGATCCGGGCGACCCGGGGGTAG